The Arachis duranensis cultivar V14167 chromosome 2, aradu.V14167.gnm2.J7QH, whole genome shotgun sequence genome has a window encoding:
- the LOC107474278 gene encoding uncharacterized protein LOC107474278, whose amino-acid sequence MATCGCGHDQARGRNQSEEHETNVNNPVNFMAVLHNVAAAMQATADALGQQMNNNQNGGNGENGTQSPMTLVTFLKVNLPKFKETMNPTEADTWFQAMERALQVQLVPEEQCVEFATYLLTGEVEFYKKYFLNSAQTAKELELLQLNQGAMSVSEYTDKFEELFRFFRMCQGASRDFEEWKCIKYEGRHQSDILSSVGPMELRVFFELVNKSRVAEECVRKATEAENDR is encoded by the exons ATGGCGACTTGTGGGTGCGGTCACGATCAAGCGAGAGGTAGGAATCAATCTGAGGAACACGAGACGAATGTGAACAACCCCGTGAACTTTATGGCGGTGTTGCATAAtgtggctgctgctatgcaggcTACTGCTGACGCACTTGGACAGCAGATGAACAATAATCAAAATGGGGGAAATGGCGAAAATGGGACTCAAAGTCCAATGACATTGGTGACCTTCTTGAAAGTCAATCTACCAAAGTTTAAGGAAACTATGAATCCAACTGAGGCCGACACTTGGTTTCAAGCTATGGAGCGAGCGCTGCAAGTGCAGTTGGTGCCTGAGGAACAATGCGTTGAGTTTGCCACTTATCTGCTCACTGGTGAA GTGGAATTCTACAAGAAGTATTTTCTAAATTCTGCCCAGACGGCCAAGGAACTGGAGTTACTGCAGCTGAATCAGGGTGCGATGTCGGTGTCTGAGTATACAGataagtttgaggagctgtttAGATTCTTCCGCATGTGTCAAGGAGCTTCGAGAGACTTCGAAGAGTGGAAGTGCATCAAGTATGAGGGAAGACATCAGAGTGACATTCTGAGCTCCGTTGGACCGATGGAGCTTAGGGTCTTTTTTGAACTTGTGAACAAGAGCCGTGTCGCTGAAGAATGTGTGAGGAAGGCTACTGAGGCGGAGAATGACCGCTGA